In Miscanthus floridulus cultivar M001 chromosome 8, ASM1932011v1, whole genome shotgun sequence, the sequence agattttgttgcacaatttcatcataagaaggcatatcatcatcactatcactctcactagaggataagttttcgttacctcgtgccataaggcacacacgagaagagcttgatgatgagtgcttgtgaccttacctcttgtgatggtgttcttcttcacttgaagaatcaccctatgatcttattgatgtgatggcttggttcttgcacgccttcatctttgtcttaggtgtgggcttgtttggacaaacttccataaagtgccccaactcgccgcatccatagcatcctctctttctttgctcatttctttgattggtaaaaataagatcttgaatttggatgggcacacccttgatattgagcctttggatcatcttctccaccttgttgattaatttgattgattcttcattaaggtcggaggtggaggaggaagattgatcatcatcacttgaatcttcatcgtcatcatcatcgtcctaatcttcttcttcatcttcacttaaggagcttaagcttgagcttgactcaacttgcttgcccttcatcttttttttcttgctacatgcgagagctttgcctttgcttgatgaagaagcttcttcttgacccatcttatgtgacattttaaatgccactatcttgtcaatgactacgcctggggtcatggtgctcaagtcctccatattatgaaggatggtgatgatgcttgcatatttcttttatggtagcacggagataatctttctcacgatgtccgcatcatctagctttattaatcctattgaatggagctcattgataattagattcaaacgagaatacatatcatgaacaagctcatcatcattcattgtaaaagaatcataattttgtttagctagacaatgtttttcctcacggacattacttgtgtcttcatggagctcttggagttttaaccaaattttatgtgtcgtatttaaagtaaacacttggttaaacacatccatgctaaaagatttaaacaagcaatttttagctctagcattgaaatgcatttcattttcatcactctttgtgggttttttgggattcttgatgggttttatcccatcatgagtgactccatattctcaaatcaaccgcctcaaggtggaaagccattctagccttatagtaagggaagttagtgccatcaaagtgcggaggcctagaggtatccatcccaaccactttaaatagcgtcggctcaatgacGGTTAAGCCAAtggtctaaattgagccaactgactttgataccaattgaaggggaacCATGGCGcctaagagaggggtgaattaggcaacttaaaaaccttaactccaaaactatagcctctttttctaaccctagcaaaacatatacaaaagataaactatctaaatgtgcaactatggttttgctagtgtgttgttatctctaccgcaaaaggagtaatacaatcaatgtaaatgcggaagctaaagagcaaagtagagatatgtaaactcccattgatgactccgatatttttaccgaggtatcgagaagcgcgcaagcttacCCCTAGTCCTCAATGGAGCCTCTCGCAAGGAAtttctcgcaagggccaagcttccggtcgggtaactccgtggatagcctcaggccttccccacatgcaagtgggtctccgacgtgccttctggcaagcctctcccggatgctctccgCCATTTTCACTATCAAACTTTCGGCCAaaacaccgtgggccttgttccttccggtacacggtggcggccacaccataaacgcggttggtgtgatctcgcaagactataaggcCCTCTGATATATaataatggtgcgcacaagcaccgagtggtaagaggtatgcaaacctcactaaacactagacctaaacctagagtaagtgcataagcggtggtctaatcaacctaagcacttcgaaAAAAACCTACGCAAattacctaataaaacactaagcactatgcaagtggagatcactgaaatggtgtatcaacacccctggtatgtttcctcagctccaccctcttcaaatggtcggttgggggttgtatttataagctccactaagaaagtagccgttggggacgaaattctgcttttctgctactgatcggacgctaatcACGTCCTggccggatgcgtccggtcgtcctgaccgttggagccgcgatccactgatcagacgctgccagcgtccggtcacttgccaccggacacgtccggtcgcaagttcgccgctctggaacctctctgtactcgattggaCGCTGATGTCCTACGTTAGGttggtttgccgccagcgtccgatcgagtgtccggtcgctgctgctgttgctgggcctctgatcggagcgtccgatcacttttcatccagcgtccggtcgcttctgtgagctcatttcttcgtgattttacgtgcggcttggttcctatcttcatgcttgaactttgcttgatatcttgggtcttctcttatgcttctaaggtcttgcttgatgtgttgatcatcggatcatcacgtcgcctttgtccatgtcacgtcttgcatcctattgaactacaaagcaatcacttgcaaatttattagtccaatttggttgtgttggtcatcaaacatcaaaatccaaagtaaatgagtcaagggtccattttccttacaactagATTTTTAGAAAATACTATTAACACTTGTATCTTTAAATAGGTTTACTACAAAAATATATGACGTGATTTATCTAATGatgtttatttggtatcataagcaGTAATACCATTTTGTATATTATTTTTATATCTATATCCATATCTGTATCTAATATCAAAGAGCGAATGGATTCTTATTACCATTTTTTACTTTCCAAAATGCTCTTATGCCCTCCACATCCCATGACATGGATACACGACTCGTGCTCATACAGGTTAGAACGACTCGAATCCAGTGATGGTATAAAATTTTATTCGAAGACGTACTGGCTCCTATTGTAACACACAGGCGAGTTTTCCATAAAAAAGGACACAAGGTGATCAAAGTACAAAGAAGGGGAAAATCCATTTTGCCCCATTAACTATCGCCGTAGTCTGATTTTACTGCTCGAACTCCAAACCTAGACATCATAGCTCTAAACTCTTAAAATGATTTAAATTGCCTCTTGTGCCTTTTTGAAGTAGTTTTGAAGTCGGTTTTTTCTCCTTTTTAGTTAAAAATAAGATTATTAATACACATAAAAATGTATATAAATTTCTAAAAATTCTAGGAAAAACGTAGAAATAGATCGGGataaaatccaaataaaataattaGGTCCCATCAAAATTTCTTCAGAAGCCTCTACAATTTATATTTAGCTCTAGGGCGATTATACTACAACAATAGGTGAGAGATAAAATAAAACTTTTTGCAGCAGAAAAAGATGGTGCAACACCAACCGGGCCTTGTTTCGTACCTGGGCCAGTCACCCTAATGCAACCAACACGGTCCAAAACTGTAGGAAGCGGATCCACCCTGTAAACGTTCATATGGGCCGGCCTTAAGAAGTTACATTTCGGCCCAAAAACAAGCGATGTCGTCTTCCTGttgggtccctgtagaatatacATCGAACCTGGACGCTTTCACTCGACGGCAGGTCGCTTGGAAGGGTGTCCAGGTTCAACGAACCTCTGCCCGCTACTGTAGATGGGAATGCAGATGCGACGAATGGGTGGACACTGAATCAGCAGTGCATCATCGTCGTAATGGCAGGCGATAACCACGAGCATCATTTTTTCACAGTCAGAATCCGGTGAATCCATGGTCTCgaaaaaacagaggaatcagGAATGCCGCCGTCATGCCGTGCGTGAGATCGGCGAGAAGGTTTGCCAAACGCCAGCCCTTCTCCCGCATCACGACACAACAAGAACAGCTTGGTTTCCCCGCGTTTGAGCTGTCCTTGCACCGAGggttcacaaatcacaagaaattGACCCCGAGCTCTTCGGATAATTTTGATTACAGATTTGTTTAATTTCTTTTTATAAAATTTGCAAGAAGTCGTCTCTGGTTCGCAGCACGTACAGCTTTCTTCGATCGTCGATGAATCACGAAAACACAGCGGACGGTCGATTTCTCGCTTTCGAAGGATAGAGATGCCTCATGCCTGTGGCCAGGATAAATTTGGCCCGTTATAACGGAAGCAGAACAGAACAATTTTCTTCGCTGCAAAAATCAAacaattcaaatttaaaaaatcaaACAATTCTTTTCTACATTTATAGAAAGAAATTCTGCTGTTATTATAAACTAGGAAACTAGGAGTACTGGTATAAAAATAACAACAGCATCACGGCTGACACAGGcctgttcgcgtgcccttaaatccgaCTTGATCCACTTATTTTTTCTcgaaaacaatatttttctttcacaaattcatccagcattcctcCGAACAattcagattcctccagaattcaacGGGACCACAGCTCAGTAGTTCGGGATCTTCGGTGGAAGATGCGGTGTGGCCTACCTCACACGCGACTGTGCGCAGACGGACATCGCGGCACATCGCATCCCAGCACCAACTATCTTTCtgtttctctgtttttttttttgttttactaCAAATGCATGTCCACCAACCGTGTTTTTGCTGTATTTCTATTTCTACCTATAttatttatagaaaaaatattatataaggaaataaaaataaaattcgGCTCGTCGCGTCACGAATGCGGGTTGCCTTTTTGGCTCGCACGCTCTCCCTCGCGCCCGTGCCGTGCGTGTtgttcccgccgccgccgctcccctgCTCCTTCCAATTTTCCTCCAAATAAAAACCAGCCGCAGCGGAGGCGGCGCGACGCGAACCCCCCTCCGAACCCGGCCGCGAAATCCTCCTCGCGgattccgccgccgccgcgtccgtgTCCGTGTCCGCCCCTCGACAAGGTACGAATCGACGGCTTCGTTGGAGCAGTTCCTGTTGTCGGCTGCGATTGATTCTCGGGGAGTGCTTTGGCGGTGTCGACGGGCGGTGAATCGTGCCTGTCCTCCGCTCCCTGCGTGGGTTAGGGTTCGTTCGGGATTCGGATTGCTCTGTCGACCGAGGTAGTCCAGGGATCTTTGGGTAGTTGGGGATGGTTGGTGCGGTCGTTGGATTGGTTTTCGGGTTCAAGTTCCTTTTGTTTCGGACAATGGTCGTGTTTGTAGAATAATATCGATTTATTTTTTCTAGGTGTCATGCATGTAGTTTTCGCTCGAGCAGTGCTATGGATGTCTTTGGACTGCGATTCTGCGAGGGTTGCTCCGAGTCCCCATTGAACTGACTGAATCGGATtagttaatttttcatttttgccTACTGTGTGTAGTTCGATCATTGCAGTGTGCTAAAATGTTCTGATTGCCAGAAAACATAGCCTGTTTAGTTTCATTCGTAAGACTATTCCTTAGTGACTTGCAttctagtattttttttttctttaaaaaaggtTCTGACCACATGCATATACTGGGCAGGTTGCTGCGATAGATTCTTCATTCGGATATTTGATGAGCGAGGATACAAAGCAACTGAGTACTGGAAGTTTGATGGTGTGATGCAACTTGGTTAAGGAAGCAGACTGCTTGAAGTGATCATGACGGACCATCTTGCTATTATTGCGTCTGAGTTAGGGGACGCAACAGATTTCGAGGTTGATGGCATCGACAACCTCAGCGAGAATGATGTCAGTGACGAGGAGATTGATGCTGAAGAGCTTGCCCGGCGAATGTGGAAAGACAAGGTCAAGCTCAAGAGGATCAGGGAGAGGCAGCAGAAGCTTGCTTTGCAGCGGTTGGAGCTGGAGAAGTCCAAGACAAAGAAGATTTCAGATCAAGCTCTCCGGAAGAAGATGACGAGGGCTCAGGATGGGATTCTGAAGTACATGCTCAAGCTGATGGAGGTGTGCAATGCGCAGGGGTTTGTGTACGGGATTATTCCTGAGAAAGGGAAGCCTGTTAGTGGTGCATCGGATAACATTAGGGCCTGGTGGAAGGAGAAGGTGAAATTTGATAAGAATGGGCCAGCAGAGATTGTAAAATACGAGGTTGAGCACTCGATGCTGAGTAATCCTAAGAGCAGTGGAGCCATGAACCAGCATAGCCTGATGGACCTCCAAGATGGCACTCTGGGTTCATTACTTTCAGCGTTGATGCAACACTGCAGCCCACAGCAGCGAAGCTATCCATTGGATAAGGGTGTCCCGCCCCCTTGGTGGCCATCAGGGAATGAGCCATGGTGGCCTGCGTTGGGCCTTCCAAAGGGAGAAGCGCCTCTGTACAGGAAACCACATGATCTGAAGAAGGTTTGGAAAGTTGGTGTTCTGACGGGTGTGATCAAGCACATGGCCCCAAACTTCGATAAGATCAGAAATCGTGTAAGGAAATCAAAGTGTCTGCAGGACAAAATGACTGCAAAAGAGAGCCTCATTTGGCTTGGTGTTTTACAACGCGAGGAGAAGTCTATTCACAGTTTTGGCAGTGCTGTACTACCGATTGCCCAGCATAGTACTTCAGAGGACAGAACTGAGGGCATATATAGCAGCAGTGATGAGTATGATGTCGACCGCCTGGAGCAGCCTCCTCGTTCTACATCATCCAaagatgatgagggagatgctcAGCCTGTTTTGCAGATTAGAGGAGAGCAGACCTCAACTAGAGTGCCTAAGAGAAAGCGTCAAGATAAACCCTCCAACCAACTAGCTATTAGCAAGGAAGAAACGACTAAACCTAAATCTCGACGGCAGAGAAGGCCCTCAGCCCGTCCTCCAGTTGCTGAGGTTGAGGTTGAAGTGACACAAAGAAATGACAATGAGCCAGAAGTAGTGTGCAAAGCAGCTGATAATATGGACTTTATTGACCCAATTGATGTGCTGGGCATGACTAACCAGCCAACGAGCCCTAACCATGCCCCTACAATTGGAGCTTTGCAGCAGCACGGAGATTGTCAAGGGAATTTTCTATCTCCTGGTGCTGTGATCAACAACTACAACAGCAACCAGGCTGCAAGTGCTGCTCAATCAAGCACTTATCTGGGCGACCATCCCCTGGCTTGTGAAGGCAGTGATATTGCCAATTCATGGTCTGGACACTCCTTTCGGCAGGATATTGGTCTTGGGCCTATTGGTTTTAATCCTTCACTAGTTGTTCATCAGGGTTTGGCAATGCAGCAGCCACTACCACTGCCTATGGATCACCAAGCGCCTATCATGGGGACAGGTGCTCTCGCCGCGAATGGTTCTTACAGTCTCCCGACGGCAGGCAGTGGGAATTCTGGGACAATCGTTGGTGAGACCCACCAGCAGCTCATGGACGATCCTTTCTTCGGCGATGCCGGAGACAGCACTTTTGGTGGAATTCCTTTCAGCCTCGTTCCTTTCAGTAGTCCGATGCTCAACTTTGATGACTTGGTGGACGACGAGGACTTGATGCCGTACCTGGGCACATGACACAGGTAGTTTGTCTTTGAATGCCAGTTCTTTGGTTACCTACAACCTCTCTTATatgaatttgcaagtaaaatGGTAGTATTTCTTTTGTGTCGTGACATATGCCTGCGTGTCAAATTACTTACCAGGCTGGTTCTCCTGTTTGTAGTGTCCAGTGCATAACTGTGGTGTGGATCGGTGGTTCATGCTCGCGCAGCCTGCTACGGGGAGATTTTGGTGACATGCTGGTGGAGTGTTGGGTGTTGATGCAGCTGCTGCAGCTCGTGACCCATTCGCGGCGCCGTCCTGAGATGGCCATTGCTTTGTAATATAATAACAAGAATAATATAGTTTAGGGTGCTCTCTTGACTGTACTGGATGTCAAATGCCATATCGTCGTAAGCAGTGAACTTTTAGCCTGTAGAGCAAGTTAGTATTTCGTGGTTCAGCTGCTGGCGGAGAATTTCCGCAGCCGTTTaaaggattttattttatttatttattgccgtgtacagttttttttttttttttaggttTGTAGTAGCTTTGTGTCCTGCTTGTCTTTGTTTTTCTGCGTGGGGCATGCATTTGTAATCTTGCGCGAATGGCAGGCGTGAGCAGCGCTGCAGCGGCCATGGCAGACGCCTGCACTTGGCGAAATGCCAAGGCTCACTTCTGGGCTGATCAGAGGTTAGCAGTACCCTTCCTCTGTAATCTTGCATAATCCCTTATTCCCTTTGGTTTGATGGCAAAGAGCCCCAGAAGCCAGCTTTACCGGCTCCCAGTGTTCTTTTTTTTAAGGATTTTGTGGCA encodes:
- the LOC136476790 gene encoding ETHYLENE INSENSITIVE 3-like 3 protein translates to MTDHLAIIASELGDATDFEVDGIDNLSENDVSDEEIDAEELARRMWKDKVKLKRIRERQQKLALQRLELEKSKTKKISDQALRKKMTRAQDGILKYMLKLMEVCNAQGFVYGIIPEKGKPVSGASDNIRAWWKEKVKFDKNGPAEIVKYEVEHSMLSNPKSSGAMNQHSLMDLQDGTLGSLLSALMQHCSPQQRSYPLDKGVPPPWWPSGNEPWWPALGLPKGEAPLYRKPHDLKKVWKVGVLTGVIKHMAPNFDKIRNRVRKSKCLQDKMTAKESLIWLGVLQREEKSIHSFGSAVLPIAQHSTSEDRTEGIYSSSDEYDVDRLEQPPRSTSSKDDEGDAQPVLQIRGEQTSTRVPKRKRQDKPSNQLAISKEETTKPKSRRQRRPSARPPVAEVEVEVTQRNDNEPEVVCKAADNMDFIDPIDVLGMTNQPTSPNHAPTIGALQQHGDCQGNFLSPGAVINNYNSNQAASAAQSSTYLGDHPLACEGSDIANSWSGHSFRQDIGLGPIGFNPSLVVHQGLAMQQPLPLPMDHQAPIMGTGALAANGSYSLPTAGSGNSGTIVGETHQQLMDDPFFGDAGDSTFGGIPFSLVPFSSPMLNFDDLVDDEDLMPYLGT